The DNA region CCTGGAGCTGCTGGCCATGAGTTTCCTGGCCCGCTTCGCCGCCGCCAGCCGCCGTCCGGCTCGCCGCCTGTCCGAACAGGCGCTGAGGGCCGTGCGCGAGTACCACTGGCCCGGCAACGTGCGTGAGCTGAAGAACGCCATGGAGCGGGCCGTGACCTTCTGTGAGGACGAAGAGGTGGGAATTGAACACCTGCCCGAGCGGGTGCGGCAAGGGAACGGCAAACCGGCATCGGAAGACAGTTCAGCGAGCACGGCGGTGCCTGATGCGCTGCTGAAAGGCGACATGCTGCCCAGTCTGGACGAACTGAGAAGCCGGTACGTGCATTACGTGCTCGAGAGGGTCGACGGCAACAAGCGGCGGGCGGCCGCCTTGCTGGGTGTTGGGCGTCGCACGCTGTATCGCTGGCTTGAGCAGTAGCCGGATTCAGGGGTTGTTCAGTGGCTGCCGGATATACCTGCTGCCACGACCTCATTAGTCACTTTGTCAGGAGAACAGATCATGAAATGCAGTTGGCCCACTCGCTGGATTGCCGTACCCGCTTTCGTTGCCGTGCTCGCCGGTTGTGCCACGACCACCGATCCGTGGACTGGGGAGGAGCGTGCGACCCGGGCCGGGCAGGGTGCGGCGATCGGGGCCGGAATCGGGGCCGTGGTGGGCGCCGTGACCGGTCGTGACCGGGTCCGGCGCGCTGCCATCGGAGCCGGCGTGGGCGCACTCAGCGGGGCAGCCATCGGGTCCTACATGGATCGCCAGGAAGCCGAGCTGCGCCGTCAGTTAGAAGGAACGGGCGTTGGCGTGACGCGCCGCGGCGACGAGATCATTCTGAACATGCCGGGTAATATCACGTTCGGTTTCGATAGTGCGGATCTGCGTCCGGACTTCTTCGAGGTGCTCAATTCGGTGGCGCTGGTGCTGGAGGAATTCGATCAGACCGTGCTGGTGGTCGACGGGCACACCGATTCGGTGGGTTCGCACCAGTACAACATGGGACTTTCCCAGCGCCGTGCCGAAACCGTCGGTCGTTACCTG from Wenzhouxiangella sp. AB-CW3 includes:
- a CDS encoding OmpA family protein, producing MKCSWPTRWIAVPAFVAVLAGCATTTDPWTGEERATRAGQGAAIGAGIGAVVGAVTGRDRVRRAAIGAGVGALSGAAIGSYMDRQEAELRRQLEGTGVGVTRRGDEIILNMPGNITFGFDSADLRPDFFEVLNSVALVLEEFDQTVLVVDGHTDSVGSHQYNMGLSQRRAETVGRYLVGQGVEPVRIATYGHGPDYPVASNENEVGRAQNRRVELTLMPVTAG